From one Marispirochaeta sp. genomic stretch:
- a CDS encoding FecR family protein codes for MTRLHLLTKRSTGTVLLTLILLAAAALPAAAQVASIDYLQGWVDLRYPSGDVVEAMIGDELKKDDTVITGDDGTATLVRPGAAEIIISPNSVFSIREIDSGGQKETVMHTALGSVKFKFMRLFGVEPRISTPSTVAGVRGTEFSVYAGDEGSALFTVDSGEVMVTSQGIPVVLFEGEGVEVKAGRPPGEKFEKKGRPIDYSSWAQEKQAEFSADPIAGLRGIERQMDGYIREVENLEYAFAENRKLLIQEREKLAEINKNQGQEASNKYYSDVISSIEQQESTLFLNIRYWSLSAFSLKRYVNGKQYMLTKAKMLADDNLSYIDDYMVLHQRILEKFSAHILPNLSMEDI; via the coding sequence CACGGGGACGGTTCTTCTGACGCTGATACTGCTGGCAGCAGCTGCCCTGCCCGCCGCGGCCCAGGTGGCAAGCATTGATTACCTGCAGGGCTGGGTTGACCTGCGCTACCCCTCCGGAGATGTGGTGGAGGCCATGATCGGGGATGAGCTTAAGAAGGACGACACGGTTATAACCGGGGACGACGGCACTGCCACCCTGGTGCGCCCGGGGGCGGCGGAGATAATTATCAGCCCCAACTCGGTGTTCTCCATCCGGGAGATTGACTCCGGCGGCCAGAAGGAGACGGTTATGCACACCGCCCTGGGCTCTGTGAAGTTCAAGTTTATGCGCCTTTTCGGCGTGGAGCCCAGGATATCCACCCCCAGCACCGTGGCGGGAGTACGGGGAACGGAGTTTAGCGTCTACGCCGGGGATGAAGGATCGGCCCTGTTTACCGTGGACTCCGGCGAGGTAATGGTTACCAGCCAGGGGATACCGGTTGTGCTGTTTGAGGGCGAAGGGGTGGAGGTAAAAGCCGGCCGCCCGCCGGGGGAGAAGTTTGAGAAGAAGGGACGGCCTATTGACTACTCAAGCTGGGCCCAGGAGAAGCAGGCCGAGTTTTCCGCCGACCCGATTGCAGGGCTCCGGGGAATTGAACGGCAGATGGACGGGTATATTCGGGAGGTGGAGAATCTTGAATATGCGTTTGCCGAGAATAGGAAGCTGCTAATTCAAGAACGAGAAAAACTTGCAGAGATCAATAAGAACCAAGGCCAGGAAGCATCGAATAAATATTACTCTGACGTAATCTCATCTATCGAACAGCAGGAAAGTACATTATTTTTAAACATAAGGTATTGGAGTCTCTCTGCTTTTTCTCTTAAGCGTTACGTTAACGGAAAACAGTACATGTTAACTAAAGCAAAAATGCTTGCTGATGATAACTTGTCGTATATTGATGACTACATGGTTTTACATCAGAGAATACTGGAAAAATTTAGCGCCCACATTTTACCAAATCTGAGCATGGAGGATATTTAA